A region of the Arthrobacter sp. U41 genome:
GTACTCCTCGCGCGCAGCACGGCGTTACTCACCGCCGAGGGAGTTCGTGACCTCGACGCCGCCGGCCGGGACCAGCTGGCAAGCGAGGTCACAGCCCTCGCGTCGAGAGGCCTGCGGGTGCTGGCCGCCGCGACGACGCTGATGGACGACTTGCCCGCCGCCGGTGATCCGTCGAACGCCGACGCGCTCGAGCACCGGCTGACCGGCCTGACGCTGCTCGGCCTGGTTGGCATCGCTGACCCGCCCCGCCCGCAGGCCAAGGACGCCATCGCACTCGCCCACCGGGCCGGGGTCTCGGTCAAGATGATTACCGGCGACCACCGGGACACCGCGGCCGCCATCGCCCGGGAGCTCGGCATCCGCGGCGAAGTCGTCACCGGCGCCGAGCTGGACCGGATGGCCCCGGAGGAGCTGTCGGAACGCGTGGAGAGCATCGGGGTATTCGCCCGGGTCGCCCCGGAGCACAAAGTCGCCATCGTCGGGGCGTTGACGGCCCTGGGGCACGTGACGGCAATGACCGGCGACGGCGTCAACGACGCGGCAGCCCTGCGCGCGGCGCATATGGGTGTGGCGATGGGGATCACCGGCACCGAGGTGACCAAGGAAGCCGGCGACATGATTCTCACCGACGACGACTTCGCCACCATCGTCGCCTCGGTCCACGAGGGCCGATCGATCTACGACAACGTGGTGAAGTTCGTCCGCTTCCAACTGTCGACCAACATCGGCGCCATCCTGTCCTTCCTCGGCGCGACCGTGGCCGGGCTCCCGGCACCGCTAACCGCCATCCAGGTGTTGTGGGTCAACATCATCATGGACGGCCCCCCGGCGATGGCCCTGGGCGTTGACCCCGCCCGACCAGGGCTGATGGACGAACCGCCGCGCAGGGCAACTGATCGGATCCTGGACCGGACCCGGCTGCTACGGATGTTGCGGGCCGGCGCCGTCATGGCGGCCGGCACCCTGTCGGTGCTCACCCTGGCCGAGGGGGCCTACGGCGCCGCCGTGGCGTCCACCATGGCATTCACCACGTTCGTCCTCTTCCAGTTCTTCAACGCGCTCAACGCTCGGGCCGAGCGGCAGACGGTGTTCACGCGGCATCTGTTCACCAACCGCTGGTTGTGGATCTCCTTCGCCGCGGTCCTGGTCCTGCAGGTCCTCGCCGTGCAACTGGCCCCGCTCCAGGGCATCTTCGACACCACGTCGCTCTCCGCCACCCAGTGGCTGATCTGCCTTGCGGTGGCGTCCTGCGTCCTCGTGGTCGAGGAAACGATCAAGCTCGCACATCGGGCGGGGAGGAAGCGCTGAGACGACAGCTGGCCGGGGTTGCTGGTGCGGCGAGGGCCAGGAAATCCCCCACCCGCATGTGCTCCTCCAGCGGGTGCCGAAAGCGGTTCTGATCCACCACGGTGTACCGGTTCCGACGACCCACCCGCTCGCGGACGACATACCCGGCTTCCTCCAGGTCGCGAACGATCATTTGGACGGCACGTTCGGTGATGCCGACTTTGGCGGCCACATCCCGCATCCGCGACTGAGGATCACCGGCCAACGCGACGAGCACGTGCCCGTGGTTGGATAGGAAAGTCCAGGATGGAGAAGTCTGCATGCGAAACATGATACGTGTTTTGTGTTACGTAGATCTATGGGCGTTGCCGCCCATGGACATATCGGACCGGAGCGGTCCCGCGCGCTGCCCCTGCTCCGCAGCGTCGTTCCCATGGCCGCCCCCCGCAACGCCCGGCAGTTTTCGGATCCGAGGTTCCGGGCG
Encoded here:
- a CDS encoding winged helix-turn-helix domain-containing protein, yielding MFRMQTSPSWTFLSNHGHVLVALAGDPQSRMRDVAAKVGITERAVQMIVRDLEEAGYVVRERVGRRNRYTVVDQNRFRHPLEEHMRVGDFLALAAPATPASCRLSASSPPDVRA